The genome window GGGACACTGGGTCAGTGACAGCCCTTGGCTGCTCTCCCCACTCCTTGTGGCAGCTGTTGGGTCCCCAGATCTGTCACCTGAAGGCCAcaggtatttatttattaaccTCTCACACTTCTGGGAGGGGATGGCATTGATGattgaggctgtgctggggtccCTGCGTGTTCTCAGGCTGGAATCAGGACATTGCAACAATaactaaaagagaaaaaaacccttttccctAGAGCCTGAACCAATAAACTGCACATTTTAGAGGTCTCCTTAGAATTCTGCCTCTTGCCCACTGGAAAACCacaaggaaaactgaaaactttTTCCCACTTTTGGTTCAATATGTTTACATATTTATAGtgtgaaatatatatatatatatatatatatatatatgttgttCTTCAGCTTGTGTTTCCGTGTGTCCATTCCAATAAGCTCTGCTGTTATGTTGAAGCTTTCTAACTCTAATTAAAGAATAGAGTGATCATTCTACCTGCTTCTATCTGGGAGATAAGACTTGGTAAAAGGTAAAGAAACCcataaaaatagaagaaaaatgacacaaaaatgACACAAACCTGATGAGATTTGCAATGGATAGTTTTATGTTTGcttaaataaacaaagaaataacGTTTCCCAGTGTTTATTTCAGCTGGATTGTTTCCATTCTCTTATTGAACTCTCTTGGTCACACTGTGACATTTGGGTCCCAGGCATTGTCCAGTGTGAGCACAGGAGATAATTCAGGAGATAATTCAGGAGATAATTCAGCAGTTGCATTTTGTGCCTTCAGAGAAAGACTCAGCCTTTAGCACTTGACCtgaaaatgtggattttggTCCCTTAACCCAAAGTTTCCTTTTGTTGTACATCTCTTCATTACACATTAGCAGCAGTCAAGTCAGTTCAGTGTGTAGGGGACAAATCCAAAGGGAGCTCTTGCAAGAGGAACACTCTTGGCACAAATCCCTATTTTTAGCTGCTGTTTTGTGCAGTTAGACACTAAATAAAGTACCTTGCTTTTTGCTGGGAATGAGTGAAAATCACATGGAGGTAACAGCCCTGTAAGAACAACTAATGACTTTAATGtgagagatttttattttagtctCATTATCTGTGAAACGAGGTcgggggggctgcagctcctcctcctctgggtTCTCTCCCTGTTTTCCCGTCCCTGAGGGTTGTGGCTGCCCACACCCGAGAGGTGGCAGCGCTGCCGTGCTGGCAgccacccctgccccagccGGAATTGGTGCTggaagcagagctcagggcagggcagggcagtctGTGCATCCCTCAGAgcatcagagctgctgctccctgtccccagccctgcccctgccagtgTCACCCTGGCTCTGttcagctcccccagctgcctgctcctgccagaaCATCCTTGTCACCAGCACTTGACAGGGCCTTGCTGCTGTTCCAGAAagtccttccctgctgtgctttTGGCCTTcgttatttcattatttcatggTTAGAATCAGCCTCCCCCTCgctgcaggcactgctcagTGCAAACACTCTGGATGTTTCCCTGATTATCaagcagaaatagaaatattagtGAACAAAATCGATGGCAAGTGTAAAGAATGGTGGGGCTTGGGTGTGTTCTTTGGAGGATTGGTTTTCTTTGAAGCACATggttaaaaaatactttataatCAGCAGTTAAAAGGCTGGATGTAGTTATAGGTAAGGTAATTGGAATGACTTCTGAGATTTAaaattgtttggtttgtttttttttttttgttgtaaatttgGTTGttggagagaaaggaaaagcagtaaGAAAACAGTGAGAACTtcccccagctctctgcagactgcagcagctgctggagagtgGGAGGGGATCCTGTTGGGCAGGTGAGGATCGGTGCTGGATCACTGGGACCCGGGTGAGGGCAGTGGGGCAGGCCCCTCCCCTGTGAACCCCTCTGGTGCTTTCAGACGGGGGGTAAATATCTGCACGTGCTCTTGCAAAGTCATTTCTAGAAGGATTGGGGTGAAAAACTCTGAGCCTGCTGTGGCTTTGCTAATTCAGGTGCCTAATGGAGGGTAGGAAATGCTGGCCTGAATTTCTTCATACATTTCACTTGTTTATCGATGCATCCACTCAGCCTTCGTGAAAGGCAGCAGAACATTGTTCTGGCCGAGGGAGAGGCTGGAACAACCTGGGTCAGCTGTCACAGGAGGGGAAGGCGCTCAAACAGAAACTCACCACTGTTATGTCACCTCTCCAAAGTGGGAGAGCCCTGCAATCTGTGGCTGCTTGGAATGTgttaaaaattcaggaaaaaacctTGGTAATTTGGCCTATAAAAGGTGATTATTACCATGTTTGAATTGCAGTGAAGAGGTTGTTGAGGCCACTCAGCCCTTCAGTGCTGGTGGTGTCCAGGTGTGGTGGAAAAAAGTGCAAATGGGAACCTGGAATGAGCCCAGCTTGGGGTTAGTTTGCTTTAGCACTGCCCTTTGTTGTGCTGAGGaggttttattaatttattattattattattattattattattattattattattattattattattattattattattattattattattatcccTGAATTGAGTCAAAGAGCAGCGGCTGCATTAGCATTAGCCCAAAGGTCGCCgttcagcagagctgtttgaggggctctgggctgctgcgGACCCTTCCCGGGCCATTGCTGGGCTGTtcccggcgctgcccgggccgTGCCAAGGAGGAACCCGGGGGGGGCAGTGGCAGCTCGGGGACCGTTCCTGCTCTGCTAAAGCCACACCCGGCTCTGCCAACGGCTCCTCTGGGCCGCCACCGCGGGCTGGTGACTCTGGTGTCACCTGTGAGAAGTTCATAGCACAGCCACGCATTGCCCAAAGCTCCTTGCAGCAGGAAATGACCTCGTGGTGCCTCTTTGTGCCGGCAGGAAAGAACCTGGCAGTTCtcttgcaggagctgctgctgtttaaaaCATCAGTACCTTGTTCAGGGCTCACACTTTGAGGGACTGTGGCTTTCCTCAGGAAGGTTATTAGGATTTCTCCACCCTTTGATGGGAAAACACAAGTTTCTGTGCTCAGCATTTCTCTGTCTCAGAGAGAAAACACATTCAGATTTACAACCTCGTGCAGATGCCACCATGGTCACAAAACCTCTCTGGGGTGGTTGGAAACCTCACTGCTCCCAGGGCCTGgattgctgcagctgctctctggagAGCTCTTCATATTTAGGATATTTTCATAACGTTTCATTTCTCAGATTCCTGCATTTGTAGGTCTCTCCTCAGCCCAGCTGACCTCCTGTGACACAGGCAGTGCATTCCTGGCTGTTGTGTAAGGCCCGAGGTGGGGAGCAGCAAGGAAGAAACTTTTAAGATGCCTGAAGCTGGTATTTACTTGACTTCCAACGAATGGGTGCCAAAACCATTTTCAGAGCAGTATTTTGCTACTGCAAGTGGTGATTTTCATTCTCTGCCTCCTTTAACTCTGCACAAAGtgcctctccctctcctgcctggggcagagcccagggcagcccaggaggAGCCAGGTGTCTGTGGGGGAAGTGAGGCAATGTCTGGCAATAGGCTCCAGCTGGGACTGAGAGATCCTTGCAATTCGGTGAGAAAGGAAAGGCTTGAAGTGGTGTTTGGCAGAGCCTGAGAGCCCTTGCTTGaaactgtcactgctgtcccctccctcgAGCCTTGGAGCCCTCTCTGCCCTGGTGTGGAGCCATTTTTGGCCAAGTTCAAGCCTGTTCCCTGCAGGTTTGTTCAGCTGGAACAGGACCCCACGTGCTGAGGTTTCCTTCCTGATGTCACTGAAGAGTGAGCTCTCCTTTCACAGCACACGCCAGGTTTGTGTCTGGTTCTTATGTGAAAATACTGGGTTTGAGGGGAGCCTGACTAAATCTTTATAGAGGAAAATGTAATATGAAATTCTGAGACTCTGAGCTATGTGGCTGGTGGGGGGGAATGGAAGCTTTGTTCTTGGGAGCAGAGTTTTGAattggatttttggtttttcattgCCATATTTATGGTTTTGACTGTTTTGGTTATTTCACCAAAATTCAGCCTATAAAGGAAAGATTCACAACCCCAAATCACTCCATAAACACAATTGCTGACTCCAGAGACTCCCAGGCAGATAACACAGGCAGGAATTGCCCACAGTGGGGTGGGGAGGAAACTTCCCAGAGTTTGCTCTGCAAGTGGCAGaggacagggcagcagcagcgagCCCCTCCATGGCAGATGGATCCTTGGGCTCAGGATGGTTCCAGGCCAtgagggaagcaggagctgtgagccagagcccagctctcagcagcccaCAGGAgactgcagggagcagccccatgCAGGATTTGATTCCACCTTCAGCCTGTGGGATGGGGCCTGGAAATGATCTGGTACAtcttgggcactgctgggcacaaaTTCAAACCCAATCCTGCCCACAAAACACCATCTCAGGCAACTGAAGGGTATTTTTGTGAGCCTTAAATAAACATGACATTGTCCATGTAACCAAATATGTACAATAATCATTTTAGCAGAATGCACCCATTTCAGTGCAAGTCCAGCACGGGGCTCCTTTCTCCTCACACACAACCACTGAAACAAAACCTcaagaaatgtttttatgtcttttttttgttgttgttgtttaacTAGTGGCTTATTTAGTTTCTCCACTTagtgcttttgcttttaaaataggaatCTTGGCCTGGAGAACACCCTCAGTTTACTAATTTTTATATCTTACAGTGTaacatttgggatttttaagtTTGGCTTTAAGACAAGAAGGTTTCTAGCACCTAATCCACACAGATAAGTGTGACTCTCTTAGGAGCCACTGTTTGATATCTCTCAGGCTTGTACGAACATGGGGTtagaattttcatttcttccatgCTCTTTATCATGGAGCACCTTTACTCTAAAAATTGCCTTGATTtcctgaggagcagcttctcccaTCTCCCCTCTGGGGCCGTTTGCACCTTTTCCCTGTGGGTGGCAGGAATTTCTCTCTCACCGCTCCTGGAAAGGGTTAagcggggctgggctgtgcaggggaagtGGCCGGGCCTGCGGGGCCAGGATTGCCACAATGGGGCTCAGAAGGGACCATTGTGAGCGCGGTTGGGCTGAAAGAGCCGGAAGAGCTCCGTGCTTCACACTCGGCGTTATCAGCTCCAGCTCCGGGGGCATTGGCTGCCCTGGCAAAGCTCGGTCTGGGCTGCCCttgaggaaaggcagcagctcagttCCTTTTGGGAGCTTTTCGTGCTATATCGGATCCATGAATCACTTTCCTGATTCCTCTTGTGCAGTTTTTACAGTGGAGTCCAGCAAAAAGCAGATTTCTTTAAAGTACACTCAGTCCTATTTCCTTTTGGATGTTTGGGCTCTCATTTCATAATATTTATCCATACTAAATTTATTAGCAAATGCAGAAAGAAGTGAATTATTCATTCAAGGCCCTTTTGTACCTTAGTGCTTCTCAGTAGTGTTTCAACTGGTAATTTGAATATAATTTCCTCTTTTCGTGTGTTAAACCCTGGTTGTTGTGGGAACCATAGATTCTTTTCTCTTACACATTTccatccttcctgtgctggtACTGAGTCTAACCTTAAAAACACCAATATCTATTTCTGcccaaagaaataatttgtaaCTACATTGCCAAACACtgtgtttaaaacattttagatTGTTGAaggttatttttggttttgctgggtttgttttattttgctttgtttgtggGTTGTTTCTAGGGGGAtagggtttgttttgggtttttttttgtggtcaAATAAATGTTCTCCTGTCCATGAAATGTCTGCTCTAGTTGGAGTTCTTGAATCAGCTTCCAAGTGAGCTGCACCTGTCTGCTCCAACAAACAATGGTGAGATTGGAGCATTGTTCTGCCTTTAGGGACATCCTGTGGGGCCTTTGCCTACAACGAGCAAGGTCAGGGCCACTGGTTCTGCTGTTCCTGTCTGAGCCATTGGCCTGTGCTGACCTTTGATCTACCTCTTTAATTGCAATTGTTAATGGAATAAAGGCCTCCTTCCAGGCTCTATTTGCATAATTAATTTTATCAATTACATAGAGAATTACTCCTCCACTTTTAATGCCATTGCAGGTGATGACAATTTGACAGTGGCTGCTTACTTCCTGTCCCTCTGACCCTCTCCAcatcctggggaaaaaataaaggaatccCATCatagatcaaaaaaaaaaaaaaaagaatgctcAGTTTGGAAAAGGGTGTGAGAATTTCAGGACTGAAAAACATTCACAGGAAGAAGCTCAGAGGTGCCTAAAACAATTCctgtcagcccctgctccagaaCAGTAGGGGATTATAGCAGCTAAAATGTGAATTTCTGCTTTGGGGTCAGACATCTTACCTGTGTGCTGTGCTTCCTGACGTGGCACAAATTCTGccatcaaacaaacaaaaaagaccaAATATCCTGTTCCATTAGCCTGAAGTgccataaataaataacaaatatgGTTCTGTATCATTCATGGGTTCACTGAGCACCTGCTGTGCTTGCCTCATGCTCAGAATTATGAATCCAGAGATAACACGAGGTTATTTCTGCAATAAAGTTATTCATTGCCACAGCACTACAATAACCCAGCgctctcttcctcctttctcaGGGCACTCACCTGTCCTTAGCCTTTTGAAAAACTCCTTTACCTGTTCtgtgaagggagaaggaaaaggattcCTGGGACCTGGCCAGCTTTTCATGGAGTTACCTGTTCTCATTTCTGGAAATTCTGTTTGTGATCTCTTGAAAGCACCATGGGAGttgatttctgtgctgctgaacaTCCTGTGCCTTTTGGAGGAGGGAGAAGCTCACCATGGTCTCCTTTCCTGACCCTTTGTTCCTGCAAACTCGAATTGCCTGTGCTGTTTGTCTGAACTTCTTGTGCAATCTTTCCTGCAGTTTCTTCTGTGAAAATACCCAAATTAGACAATGGTTGAAAGtggcagaaacagcagaaaatccCTTCTGGCCAGAGCAggtcccagctctgagctgccaaTGAAATGGCACCAAAACCTGAAGGGGCACTGTGAAATTTGTCCATTTGTCAAGGAAAATGTCCTTGAGATtgatttaattcttttaatttttggcCTGTGGGATTATTTCTGTGGGAGAACAGGGTGAATGGGGGGGAATGGCAAGAATTCCCAAAGCTCCCCTACCATTAATGAAGAGCTCAGTGTTGCAAGATAATCTTTAATTCTCCTGCActcttttattcattttaattcAGTGGGTGCCTTCCCAAGTCATTCCCCCCCTTCTCcagccaggagggagctgcagcttcccagggcACCACCTTGTGGTCGTGGTAAAATTCGTGCAAAAAGGAGCCAAGTCCTTCAAGGGACTTTGGAActtagaaaatgtatttatgatATCAAATGATAAATTCTTACATCTGCAATTTACCAGTCATCCCCATCGCAGATATGTTTAAATAATTAACAAGTTAATTAACTTATAACTTGGAGAAAAACAGGAGTTGTAGTTTTGCTTAGTGAAATGGTCAGAAAAGGATGTAGCCACAGTATATAGCAAATGTATTGAAAAATAGGTATTTATTAGATATATTAAATAAGAACAATATGAATATATTCAGTTCAGCTACAGTTCTTGCtattcacacacacagacactctgCTCCTAAGACTGAAAAATAACTCCAGTCAATAATTTACATACTTCAGGGAGTTGATGGAAGGTTTTCCAGCTTGGTTCTTTCAGGAAATCTCTATTTCAGGCCCTCTTaccaaagaaataaatcacagaTTGGTGTAACTGGAGATAACTTGTTCCAGGGTTGTGAAGCAGTCCAGGAAATCTTCCTCTTGGATTCCAAACTTTGTGTACTGGTGAAGGTAAGCTCTGTGTGTTGAAGAATGGCTCAGACATTAGAAATCAGTGCAGATATTGGCAATTAGTGAAATACCAGCATAACTATTTTCACTTACTTGGAAGCAAACATATTCCAAGCTTTTCCTACGATGCTGTCAAGAGGTTTCAGCAGGAACTGGCTGTTGCTGAccaaagcagcagatttttCATACTTGTTAAATGCTCTGGGAGTTTTCCATGCATTAAAAGCCTCCTGGGGGTTCAGCCATGATGTGTACAAGGAGGGATCTTGGAAacttcctgcagcagaaacaggagAGCCTTTGGAACAATCCCACCCCTGATCCCTGTGTGGCCTAATCAGTGCTGTCACCTGCACAGTGGGCAGCCTGCTGAAAATACAACTTTAAACAGATTCCTCAGATCACCTAGAAGCACACTGGTGTGGATACTTCAGCTGCCAGCAATGCTCACCACTCCAGAAACtgctaaatttattttcagccaTTATAGCCAAGAATTCCAGATATACAGACTCGAgtctcttcctccttccctaaAGTGCTTCAGGAAACTCAGAAGTAAAACACAACAGCCCTAAGCAATTAGACAATGTGGCCTTGGACAGCAAAATGTTTCTGGAGGGAATATCGACTTTAGGAGTCAAATGTGTGGTCTTGGGATGTTTCTGTTTGCACCAGGTGTGGCTGCAAAGGCAGCAGTGAGATGTGAACCCAGACCCCTGAGGTGCTGGGCTCCTCCCTTACCCAAGTCCACGCTGTGCACATCTTTTCCTCTCAGGACAAGCAGGTTGGCAATGGAGGTGTTGAAGTGCAGGGGTTTGTTTgtggaggggatggaggagccTGCGTGTGGTGGTCGCACTTGCCAATCGATgcctttgggatttgggagaaggagatggaaaagCAAGTTAATGTTCTGTGAAGATGCAGATGGgaactgtccctgtgccccaagCTGAGACCACGCTGGGGTTTGTAGCAGTCACACAATTCCCAGAGAACAGCAGTGCTTGTCCAGCAGGATTTGCCTGGGTACCTGTTTGTACACTGAGCAAGCCTCCAGCCCATTCCTTGCATAACTGGGAGCTGTAGCTGAGTTCTCCATGTAAATCACATGGGAGAGCTGAGCCTCATTTTTATGCATAGAAggtgtaaaaagaaaaagcagagctcACCATCCAAGGAATGTTCCAAATGAGTTATGTAAATGAAGTGCACAGACTGTCAGCTTGGTTTGTGTGTTTCCAAGAGTTATAATTAACTGAGATGtctggaagcagagcaggagcaatcagggagctgctgagggaatgGTGAAAGGAGCAGCTGGTTTGGTGGGGGCAAACTcctgctgagggcagcagctTCTTCTGAACTCTCCAAACCATGCAGCTTTATTGCATCTGCACAAATGAACGTTTCAAGAGTGAAGGGCTGGTGTTTATTTACCTTCCTCCATCTGAGCATTAGCAATGAGCATCTGCCTGAGGTGTTTGAGGAGGCCAggccagctgaaggtgctgTAGGGCAGGGAGCTCTCGGGCATCTGGGGGATGTTCCTCAGGCCCAGCATCCTGAACTCGGGATGTGGGACCAACGTCTCCATCAAATCTCCTGAAAGGAGAAAGCAACAGCTGCTCATGTTTGACAGAGATATTGCACAGGGCAGCTCAAATGGGAGGGAGTGGGGAATGTTCAGAGGTTTGGCAATTTCAAAGCCATGCAAACTTGCTGGGTGTTACTGGGTTCTGTACAGGGGGTTGCAGCTTTTATGTTACAGTTTCCTTCAAAAATCTCAAGGACTCTCTCTGCACTCCAGACAGATGTGGAAGTTTAATTTTACAAGCAATATGGGCAACTTTCTCGAATTCTTTCAAGGTACAAATGTCAGTCTGCTGCATGTTTCTACCCAGTTCTCTGCTCACCTCTTCTGCCTAAGCAAACTTTAAAACAGTCAGTTTGTTTCAGCTCATCCAGACTTCTAACCCAAAGTGAAATGTGGAACTCAGTCCAAAATTACTGCCCTGCACAAATTTCCTCTGAAATGTAAACAGGTACAAGGGAGTCTGTGATCACttgaaaaaggagaaacaggGTTTTTGGTAAAGAATGAAACCAGAAGTTGGGGGAACCTATTTTTGACTCCGCTACAACATTGGGATTGAACTTCTTTTCCTGTCCTAAAACTTGGGATGTATCCAAACACTCGAGCAAGGAGCCTGCAGCACTTCAGCTCCCAGCTTTGCTGAGCCCACCAAGGTGagtggctgctgcctttggtaccTAAGGGGTTCCTGCTGTAGCCTGAGCCCCCTCCTGCGGGGCGAGCGGGCTGGAAAACGCTGCCCAGCTGGTGGGCAATGACTTGGTTGACATCCCTGAAGGAAATCTGTTTGATATTCATCAGCTGGGCACAGATCTTGTGGATGACATCATTCTCGTGGACAAGGAGGGCATCTGAGGAGTGGTACAGATGTGACAGAGTCAAAACAGAGTTGTAGTTTTGAACAATGACCtggaagcaaacaaaaaacacacacaaagaagAGTCAAACAATTTAATCTCCTTTTAGTTTATAatcccctggctcctgctgttTCCTCAGTTATGATTTAGGAAGTGATTCATTTTCTTTGCCAGAGTGCAGAATGAGGTCAGAGCCTTTTCATGGAAAGAGGGCAAGACCTGTGAAAATCAGGTTATCCATCTCTCTCCAGACAAACATGCTGGAACCAGATCTGCCTGGGAACTGATTACAATGCTGAGATAAGAGCACAGCAGGAGATTTCTAGTTGGCTTCTTGTGAATCTGCATCACTTCAGCAATTAAATTATCAAGAGGAATTTTTTGGTAAAAATTCTTTGGGTGTGATAGTGAGTCACTTGAACTTTTTCAGTGTAAAATGTACCcattttttatgtttatttctatttttattcttttctatttttattttttctatttaccCATTTTATggctatttctatttttatgtttatttcattttatgtttattttatgtAGTTTATAATTACCCATTTATTATGTTTATTTACCTATTACTTAGTTTATTTCTGTTGTAGGTATATTGTTTAAAAGTAACCACTGATTATAAACCTATAAATTCCATGTAAAATATTATTACATATTAAAAGGCAACATGACATTCACCTCCCCAGTGCCATAGGGCCAGATGATGTGGTTCAGTATGAAGGAGCTTGGAAAAGCATCTCTCAAACACTGGGTCACAAAGGCTCCCAGGCCTGatcctgtgcccccagccatgCTCATGACTGTGAGAAATCCCCCCAGTCTGTCACacctctctgcctctctctgcacCAGGTCCATGATTGCTTCTTTGTGTCTGGGCCCGTGAACACAGTACCTGTGGGGTGACACAGAGCTCCAAGACAGGCCATCACAATAACAGCAGAAAGGTGAAGTTATTCATAAAGCACATTTTACTCtcagtgccacagctgctgcattACCAATCCTGGGGAgtctgagcagctcctcagcctccAGAACTGCCCCggggaagctgaggcagctgttCCTACCCGTTGGCCCAGTTGTTCCCAGATCCTTGCTTCTGGCAGAAGTGCGAGTGGCTGCTGTACCTCCAGtggccagagctggcagccGTGGCCAAGGCCTGGCTGATCACTTTGGGCTCCATGTCCACGAGCACGGCCCGGGCAACAGGCACtgcacaggaaggaaaacaaacctgGGGAAAAGTGCTGGTTATTTAATGGGATGATGGGCTTGGATGGCTACAATGTCCCAGGGTTATTCCTACCACTCCTAATGGGCCAATACAGAAAGGATCTGGCCATGCCCTGATTTCTGCTGAACCATTTATTGTGCCAAAACCAAATCTGAGCTCCAGAGAACACAGATCTCTCATGAAATAAACCATTT of Molothrus aeneus isolate 106 chromosome 20, BPBGC_Maene_1.0, whole genome shotgun sequence contains these proteins:
- the TUBD1 gene encoding tubulin delta chain isoform X1, translated to MSIVTVQLGQCGNQIGHEVFSALCSDIRGTHGLCSKNENQSYHDSCKERFFCQEESAVPVARAVLVDMEPKVISQALATAASSGHWRYSSHSHFCQKQGSGNNWANGYCVHGPRHKEAIMDLVQREAERCDRLGGFLTVMSMAGGTGSGLGAFVTQCLRDAFPSSFILNHIIWPYGTGEVIVQNYNSVLTLSHLYHSSDALLVHENDVIHKICAQLMNIKQISFRDVNQVIAHQLGSVFQPARPAGGGSGYSRNPLGDLMETLVPHPEFRMLGLRNIPQMPESSLPYSTFSWPGLLKHLRQMLIANAQMEEGIDWQVRPPHAGSSIPSTNKPLHFNTSIANLLVLRGKDVHSVDLGSFQDPSLYTSWLNPQEAFNAWKTPRAFNKYEKSAALVSNSQFLLKPLDSIVGKAWNMFASKAYLHQYTKFGIQEEDFLDCFTTLEQVISSYTNL
- the TUBD1 gene encoding tubulin delta chain isoform X2 codes for the protein MNIKQISFRDVNQVIAHQLGSVFQPARPAGGGSGYSRNPLGDLMETLVPHPEFRMLGLRNIPQMPESSLPYSTFSWPGLLKHLRQMLIANAQMEEGIDWQVRPPHAGSSIPSTNKPLHFNTSIANLLVLRGKDVHSVDLGSFQDPSLYTSWLNPQEAFNAWKTPRAFNKYEKSAALVSNSQFLLKPLDSIVGKAWNMFASKAYLHQYTKFGIQEEDFLDCFTTLEQVISSYTNL